In the Pseudomonas sp. ADAK2 genome, one interval contains:
- the plsB gene encoding glycerol-3-phosphate 1-O-acyltransferase PlsB — protein sequence MTRSPFRRLVFGTLRRLLYLWVRSETINQSSLTLNLDRSRPVFYVLQNPSLTDLAVVDAECTKAGLPRPVLPVSVGNLLEPAAFFYLTPEPDWLGRQDKRGAPPTLTRLVSALSQNAAEDAQIIPVSVFWGQSPDSESSPWKLLFADSWAVTGRLRRLLSIIVLGRKTRVQFSAPIHLRELIEHNKGHERTVRMAQRILRVHFRNLKAAVIGPDISHRRNLVKGLLNQPLVKQAILDEAERENISPEKAKAQALRYGNEIASDYTYTAIRFLEVVLSWFWNKIYDGVKVNHIEGVQKVAQGHEVIYVPCHRSHIDYLLLSYLLFRNGLTPPHIAAGINLNMPVIGSLLRRGGAFFMRRTFKGNPLYTSVFNEYLHTLFTKGFPVEYFVEGGRSRTGRMLQPKTGMLAITLRSFLRSSRMPIVFIPVYIGYERVLEGRTYLGELRGASKKKESIFDIFKVIGALKQRFGQVAVNFGEPIKLAEFLDSEQPDWRQQELGPQFKPAWLNETTNRLGEKVAQHLNEAAAINPVNLVALALLSTTRLALDDRAMARVLDLYLALLRKVPYSPHTTLPEGDGRALIEHVKDMDLLSEQSDALGKILYLDEQNAVLMTYYRNNVLHIFALPALLASFFQSASRMSREQILRYTRALYPYLQSELFIRWSMDELEAVVDQWLEAFVEQGLLRFENDVYLRPAPSSRHFVLLTLLSKSIAQTLQRFYMTVSLLLNSGQNSISAEELEDLCTVMAQRLSILHGLNAPEFFDKSLFRHFIQTLLDLDVLKRDEAGKLSYHELLGELAEGAAKRVLPAEIRLSIRQVALHRSEDAADANPL from the coding sequence ATGACCCGCTCCCCGTTCCGTCGTCTTGTGTTTGGCACCCTGCGCCGACTGTTGTACCTCTGGGTTCGCTCGGAGACGATCAACCAGTCGTCCCTAACCCTCAACCTCGACCGCAGCCGTCCGGTGTTCTACGTCCTGCAAAACCCTTCGCTGACCGACCTGGCCGTGGTCGACGCCGAGTGCACCAAGGCCGGCCTGCCGCGGCCGGTGCTGCCGGTGTCGGTGGGTAACCTGCTGGAGCCTGCCGCGTTCTTCTATCTGACGCCGGAGCCCGACTGGCTCGGCCGCCAGGACAAACGCGGCGCGCCGCCGACCCTGACCCGCCTGGTCAGCGCCCTGAGCCAGAACGCCGCCGAAGATGCGCAGATCATTCCGGTCAGCGTGTTCTGGGGTCAGTCGCCGGACAGCGAGTCGAGCCCGTGGAAGCTGTTGTTTGCCGATAGCTGGGCGGTCACCGGGCGTTTGCGCCGCTTGCTCAGCATCATCGTGCTGGGGCGCAAGACCCGCGTGCAGTTCTCGGCGCCGATCCATTTGCGCGAGCTGATCGAGCACAACAAGGGCCACGAGCGCACCGTGCGCATGGCCCAGCGGATCCTGCGGGTACACTTCCGCAACCTCAAAGCCGCCGTCATCGGCCCGGACATTTCCCACCGTCGCAACCTGGTCAAAGGTCTGCTGAATCAGCCACTGGTCAAACAAGCGATCCTCGACGAAGCCGAGCGCGAGAACATCTCCCCGGAGAAAGCCAAGGCCCAGGCCCTGCGCTACGGCAACGAGATCGCCTCGGACTACACCTACACCGCCATCCGCTTTCTGGAAGTGGTGCTGAGCTGGTTCTGGAACAAGATTTACGATGGGGTGAAGGTCAACCACATCGAAGGCGTGCAGAAAGTCGCCCAGGGTCACGAAGTGATCTACGTGCCCTGCCACCGCAGCCACATCGATTACCTGCTGCTTTCGTATTTGCTGTTCCGCAACGGCCTGACCCCGCCGCACATTGCCGCCGGGATCAACCTGAACATGCCGGTGATCGGCAGCCTGCTGCGTCGCGGCGGCGCGTTTTTCATGCGCCGTACCTTCAAGGGCAACCCGCTCTATACCTCGGTGTTCAACGAATACCTGCACACCCTGTTCACCAAGGGCTTCCCGGTGGAGTACTTCGTCGAGGGTGGCCGTTCGCGCACCGGGCGCATGCTGCAACCGAAAACAGGGATGCTGGCGATCACCCTGCGCAGCTTCCTGCGTTCGTCGCGCATGCCCATCGTGTTCATCCCGGTTTACATCGGTTATGAGCGTGTTCTGGAAGGCCGGACCTACCTCGGTGAACTGCGCGGCGCGAGCAAGAAGAAAGAATCGATCTTCGATATTTTCAAAGTCATCGGCGCGCTCAAGCAGCGCTTCGGCCAGGTGGCGGTGAATTTCGGCGAACCGATCAAACTGGCGGAATTCCTCGACAGCGAGCAGCCGGACTGGCGCCAACAGGAACTCGGCCCACAGTTCAAACCGGCCTGGCTCAACGAAACCACTAACCGTCTCGGCGAAAAAGTCGCGCAGCATTTGAACGAAGCCGCCGCGATCAACCCGGTGAACCTGGTGGCGCTTGCGCTGCTGTCCACCACTCGTCTGGCGCTGGACGATCGCGCCATGGCGCGGGTGCTCGATTTGTATCTGGCGCTGTTGCGCAAGGTGCCGTACTCGCCGCACACCACGCTGCCGGAAGGTGACGGTCGGGCGCTGATCGAGCACGTGAAGGACATGGACTTGCTGTCCGAGCAGAGCGATGCCTTGGGCAAGATTCTGTATCTGGATGAGCAGAACGCCGTCCTCATGACCTACTACCGCAACAACGTGTTGCACATCTTCGCGCTGCCGGCGCTGCTGGCGAGCTTCTTCCAGAGTGCGTCGCGCATGAGCCGCGAACAGATCCTGCGCTACACCCGCGCGCTGTATCCGTACCTGCAATCGGAGCTGTTCATTCGCTGGTCCATGGATGAACTGGAGGCGGTGGTCGATCAATGGCTCGAAGCCTTTGTCGAGCAAGGCCTGCTGCGATTCGAGAACGACGTGTACCTGCGTCCCGCGCCGAGTTCGCGGCACTTCGTGTTGCTGACGCTGCTGTCGAAAAGCATCGCCCAGACCCTGCAACGTTTCTACATGACGGTTTCCCTGCTGCTCAACAGCGGCCAGAACAGCATCAGCGCCGAAGAGCTGGAAGACCTCTGCACCGTCATGGCCCAGCGCCTGTCGATCCTGCATGGTCTGAACGCCCCGGAATTTTTCGACAAGAGCCTGTTCCGTCACTTTATCCAGACCCTGCTTGATCTGGACGTACTCAAGCGCGATGAAGCGGGCAAGCTGAGCTATCACGAATTGCTCGGCGAGTTGGCGGAAGGCGCGGCCAAGCGTGTGTTGCCGGCGGAGATTCGCTTGTCGATCCGTCAGGTGGCGTTACATCGCAGTGAAGATGCGGCTGACGCTAACCCGTTGTAA
- a CDS encoding Fic family protein, translated as MKKPPALKGRTDPVFDLLAQSPHKERLSDYLALLKPLDDQGRYLPFDDLRYRWAPGLDSHLCWALVKKARTAQYASLLPLGEPIQWGSFVLTPVAQKAISAVDRQATIAALEYMTSQIGERAHFSYLLNDLIEDEAVSSSQLEGAATTTRVAKDMLKRKRLPRTPDERMVIGNYKMMNFAWEKRYEPLSIELIAAIHRVGVEGIDDAQYAPGTFRINDDVVVQDGEGNTVHTPPPAAGLVSRLQALSKWINQSHDDPNRVDCLHPLIKAIALHFALGYEHPFRDGNGRVARALFYWFMFKHDFSAFRYIAISVLLRNAPVKYGRSYLYTEADDLDLTYFIDFQCSVILRAVTGFTETYRKSLAYAEDFDRWLLASGFFDRLTEKQRAVYQVAKSGMAKEFTAVNVMDNLDCSYKTATATLNGLVDLEVFEKRKMGREWVFFLRIA; from the coding sequence ATGAAAAAGCCCCCCGCGCTGAAGGGCCGGACCGACCCGGTGTTCGACCTGTTGGCGCAATCACCTCACAAGGAACGCCTGTCGGATTACCTGGCGTTGCTAAAACCCCTGGATGACCAGGGGCGCTACTTGCCGTTTGATGATCTGCGCTACCGCTGGGCGCCGGGACTGGATAGCCATCTCTGTTGGGCGTTGGTCAAGAAGGCCCGAACCGCCCAGTACGCCAGCCTGCTGCCATTGGGAGAACCGATCCAGTGGGGCAGTTTCGTGCTGACACCGGTCGCGCAAAAAGCCATTTCGGCGGTCGATCGGCAAGCCACCATTGCCGCGCTGGAGTATATGACCAGCCAGATCGGTGAACGCGCGCATTTCAGCTATCTGCTCAATGACTTGATTGAAGACGAAGCCGTCAGCAGCAGCCAACTGGAAGGTGCGGCGACCACCACGCGCGTGGCCAAGGACATGCTCAAGCGCAAGCGCCTGCCACGCACGCCGGATGAGCGAATGGTCATCGGCAATTACAAGATGATGAATTTCGCCTGGGAAAAACGTTACGAACCCTTGAGCATCGAGTTGATCGCGGCGATCCATCGGGTGGGTGTCGAAGGCATCGATGACGCGCAATATGCGCCGGGGACCTTCAGGATCAACGACGACGTCGTGGTGCAGGACGGCGAGGGCAACACCGTCCACACACCGCCTCCAGCGGCGGGGCTTGTGTCACGCTTGCAGGCGCTGTCGAAGTGGATCAATCAATCCCACGACGACCCTAATCGGGTTGACTGCCTTCATCCACTGATCAAAGCCATCGCGCTGCATTTTGCCCTGGGCTACGAGCACCCGTTTCGCGACGGCAACGGTCGTGTCGCCCGGGCGCTGTTCTACTGGTTCATGTTCAAGCATGACTTTTCGGCCTTCCGCTACATTGCCATCAGCGTTCTGCTGCGCAACGCGCCGGTGAAATACGGGCGCTCCTATCTTTACACCGAAGCCGACGACCTGGACCTGACTTACTTCATCGACTTCCAGTGTTCGGTGATCTTGCGGGCTGTGACTGGTTTTACTGAGACCTATCGCAAAAGCCTGGCGTACGCGGAGGACTTTGATCGATGGCTGTTGGCATCCGGTTTTTTCGACCGGCTCACCGAAAAACAGCGGGCGGTTTACCAAGTGGCCAAGAGCGGGATGGCTAAGGAGTTTACGGCGGTCAACGTGATGGACAATCTGGATTGCTCATACAAAACAGCGACGGCCACCCTGAACGGGTTGGTCGATTTGGAGGTGTTCGAGAAGCGCAAGATGGGGCGGGAGTGGGTGTTTTTCTTGCGGATTGCTTGA
- a CDS encoding efflux RND transporter permease subunit, whose amino-acid sequence MGFNLSEWALRNRQIVLFLMLLLAIVGALSYTKLGQSEDPPFTFKAMVIRTNWPGATAQEVSRQVTERIEKKLMETGEYERIVSFSRPGESQVTFIARDSMHSAQIPELWYQVRKKISDIRQTLPPGIQGPFFNDEFGTTFGNIYALTGDGFDYAVLKDYADRIQIQLQRVKDVGKVDLLGLQDEKIWIELSNVKLATLGLPLAAVQQALEEQNAVSTAGFFETSSERLQLRVTGNFQTVEQIKSFPIRVGDRTFRIADVADVRRGFNDPPAPRMRFMAEDAIGLAVAMKDGGDILVLGKALEVEFDRIQKNLPAGMQLRKVSDQPAAVKTGVGEFVQVLVEALAIVLLVSFFSLGVRTGMVVALAIPLVLAMTFACMYYLGIGLHKISLGALVLALGLLVDDAIIAVEMMAIKMEQGFDRIKAASYAWTSTAFPMLTGTLITAAGFLPIATAQSGTGEYTRSIFQVVTIALLASWIAAVVFVPYLGEKLLPDLAKIHAAKHGTADGQPDPYGTPFYQRVRRLVEWCVRWRKTVIVLTVVLFIASIVLFRFVPQQFFPASGRLELMIDLKLAEGASLSNTNDEVKRLERLLKDHAGIDNYVAYVGTGSPRFYLPLDQQLPAASFAQFVVLAKTIEEREILRTWLIETLNEQFPALRSRVTRLENGPPVGYPVQFRITGEHIEEVRALARKVAEKVRENPHVVNVHLDWEEPSKVVYLNVDQDRARALGVSTANLSKFLQSSLTGSSVSQYREDNELIEILLRGTVHERTELSLLPSLAVPTDNGKSVALSQIATLEYGFEEGIIWHRNRLPNVTIRADIYGKEQPATLVQQILPTLDPIRAELPDGYLLEVGGTVEDSARGQNSVKAGVPLFIVVVLTLLMLQLRSFSRTVMVFLTAPLGLIGVTLFLMVFRQPFGFVAMLGTIALSGMIMRNSVILVDQIEQDIAAGLKPWQAIIEATVRRFRPIVLTALAAVLAMIPLSRSVFFGPMAVAIMGGLIVATALTLLFLPALYAAWFRIKKESA is encoded by the coding sequence ATGGGTTTCAATCTTTCCGAATGGGCGCTGCGTAACCGCCAGATCGTACTGTTCCTGATGCTTTTACTGGCGATTGTCGGCGCACTTTCCTACACCAAACTGGGACAAAGCGAAGACCCGCCGTTCACCTTCAAGGCCATGGTGATTCGCACCAACTGGCCGGGGGCCACGGCCCAGGAAGTCTCGCGCCAGGTCACCGAGCGCATTGAAAAGAAGCTGATGGAAACCGGCGAGTACGAGCGCATCGTCTCGTTCTCCCGCCCGGGTGAGTCCCAGGTGACCTTCATTGCCCGAGATTCGATGCACTCGGCGCAGATTCCGGAGCTGTGGTATCAGGTCCGCAAGAAGATCAGCGACATCCGCCAGACCCTGCCTCCGGGCATTCAAGGCCCGTTCTTCAATGATGAATTCGGCACCACCTTCGGCAATATCTACGCCCTGACCGGCGATGGTTTTGACTACGCCGTGCTCAAGGACTACGCCGACCGCATCCAGATTCAGCTGCAACGGGTCAAGGATGTGGGCAAGGTCGATCTGCTTGGCTTGCAGGACGAGAAGATCTGGATCGAACTGTCCAACGTCAAACTGGCGACCCTTGGGCTGCCATTGGCGGCAGTCCAACAGGCCCTTGAGGAACAGAACGCAGTGTCGACCGCCGGCTTCTTCGAAACCAGCAGCGAGCGATTGCAGCTACGGGTCACCGGGAATTTTCAGACGGTCGAGCAGATAAAAAGCTTTCCGATCCGGGTCGGTGATCGTACGTTCCGCATCGCCGATGTCGCCGACGTGCGTCGCGGTTTCAACGACCCACCGGCGCCGCGCATGCGTTTCATGGCCGAAGATGCGATTGGCCTGGCCGTGGCGATGAAGGACGGCGGCGACATTCTGGTGCTGGGCAAGGCGTTGGAAGTCGAGTTCGATCGCATCCAGAAAAACCTCCCCGCGGGTATGCAATTGCGCAAGGTCTCGGACCAACCCGCCGCGGTTAAAACCGGTGTTGGCGAGTTCGTCCAGGTGCTGGTGGAAGCCCTGGCAATCGTGTTGCTGGTGAGCTTTTTCTCCCTCGGCGTACGCACCGGCATGGTCGTGGCGCTGGCCATTCCGCTGGTGCTGGCGATGACCTTCGCCTGCATGTATTACCTCGGCATCGGCCTGCACAAGATCTCCCTCGGCGCGCTGGTGCTGGCCCTGGGGTTGCTGGTGGACGACGCGATCATCGCCGTGGAAATGATGGCGATCAAAATGGAGCAGGGCTTCGACCGGATCAAGGCCGCCAGCTATGCCTGGACCAGCACCGCGTTCCCGATGCTCACCGGTACGCTGATCACCGCAGCCGGGTTCCTGCCGATTGCCACCGCGCAGTCGGGCACGGGTGAATACACCCGCTCGATCTTCCAGGTGGTGACCATCGCGCTGCTGGCCTCGTGGATTGCCGCCGTGGTGTTTGTGCCGTACCTGGGGGAAAAACTCCTGCCGGACCTGGCGAAGATTCACGCCGCCAAACACGGCACGGCTGACGGTCAGCCTGACCCTTATGGCACGCCGTTCTATCAACGGGTTCGGCGCTTGGTGGAGTGGTGTGTGCGCTGGCGCAAGACCGTGATCGTGCTGACCGTGGTGTTGTTCATCGCCTCCATCGTGTTGTTCCGCTTCGTGCCGCAGCAGTTTTTCCCGGCCTCCGGTCGTCTTGAACTGATGATCGATTTGAAACTGGCCGAAGGCGCATCCCTGAGCAACACCAACGATGAGGTTAAACGCCTCGAACGTCTGCTGAAGGATCACGCCGGTATCGACAATTACGTGGCTTACGTCGGTACCGGTTCGCCGCGATTTTACCTACCGCTGGATCAGCAATTGCCTGCGGCGAGCTTCGCCCAGTTTGTCGTCCTGGCGAAAACCATCGAAGAGCGCGAAATCCTGCGCACCTGGCTGATCGAAACCCTCAACGAACAATTCCCGGCCCTGCGCTCGCGGGTCACGCGTCTGGAAAACGGTCCGCCGGTTGGCTACCCGGTGCAGTTCCGCATCACCGGCGAGCACATCGAAGAAGTGCGCGCCCTGGCCCGCAAAGTGGCGGAAAAGGTGCGCGAGAATCCTCATGTGGTCAACGTCCATCTGGACTGGGAAGAACCGAGCAAAGTTGTCTATCTGAACGTCGATCAGGACCGCGCCCGAGCCCTCGGTGTGAGCACCGCCAACCTGTCGAAGTTTTTGCAAAGCTCGCTGACCGGTTCCAGCGTCAGCCAGTACCGCGAAGACAACGAGTTGATCGAAATCCTCCTGCGCGGCACCGTGCATGAACGCACTGAGCTGTCGCTGCTGCCGAGCCTGGCGGTGCCCACCGACAACGGCAAAAGCGTCGCGCTGTCGCAGATCGCGACCCTGGAATACGGCTTCGAAGAAGGCATCATCTGGCACCGCAACCGCCTGCCCAACGTGACGATTCGCGCCGACATCTATGGCAAGGAACAGCCGGCGACCCTGGTGCAACAGATCCTGCCGACCCTCGACCCGATTCGCGCCGAACTGCCCGACGGCTACTTGCTGGAAGTCGGCGGCACGGTGGAAGACTCGGCCCGCGGGCAGAACTCGGTGAAGGCTGGCGTGCCACTGTTCATCGTCGTCGTGCTGACGTTGCTGATGCTGCAACTGCGCAGTTTCTCACGCACGGTGATGGTGTTTCTGACAGCGCCATTGGGATTAATCGGCGTGACCCTGTTCCTGATGGTGTTCCGCCAACCGTTCGGCTTTGTCGCCATGCTCGGGACCATTGCCCTGTCCGGGATGATCATGCGCAACTCGGTGATTCTGGTGGACCAGATCGAACAGGACATCGCCGCCGGGCTCAAACCCTGGCAAGCGATCATCGAAGCCACAGTGCGCCGCTTTCGGCCGATTGTGCTGACAGCACTCGCGGCGGTACTGGCGATGATTCCGCTGTCGCGTAGCGTGTTCTTCGGGCCAATGGCGGTGGCGATCATGGGCGGGTTGATTGTCGCGACGGCGTTGACGTTGCTGTTCCTGCCGGCACTGTATGCGGCGTGGTTCAGGATCAAGAAAGAATCGGCCTGA
- a CDS encoding YbaY family lipoprotein, which produces MKKLTLVCLTSLLGACQTLHPGAKTSLDGEVFYLQRIALPPSATLSVSLQDVSLADAPAVVLDEQKGPVKGQVPLPFHLSYDPAQVKPGHRYSVSARIEVNGELMFITTENHAVQLDGNDPQPLKIRVDAVR; this is translated from the coding sequence ATGAAAAAACTGACGCTTGTTTGTCTGACCAGCCTGCTCGGTGCTTGCCAGACCCTGCACCCTGGCGCCAAAACCAGCCTCGATGGCGAAGTGTTCTACCTGCAACGCATCGCCCTGCCGCCAAGCGCCACGTTGAGCGTCAGCCTGCAGGACGTGTCCCTGGCCGACGCGCCCGCCGTGGTGCTCGATGAGCAGAAAGGCCCGGTCAAAGGCCAGGTGCCGCTGCCGTTTCACCTGAGCTACGACCCGGCGCAGGTCAAACCCGGTCATCGTTACTCGGTCAGCGCGCGCATTGAAGTCAATGGTGAGCTGATGTTCATCACCACCGAGAACCACGCCGTGCAACTCGATGGCAACGATCCGCAACCGCTGAAAATCCGCGTCGACGCCGTCCGTTAA
- a CDS encoding efflux RND transporter periplasmic adaptor subunit — protein sequence MFRYALPLALPVTLAFLLSACGHDEAPQVSVRPAMVVQPEPSAQAMESYPGEVRARYEPDLAFRIGGKVSRRLVEEGQRVKADQPLAELDPQDVRLQLEATRAQVTAAEANLNLVRAERDRYKTLMDRQMVSKSAYDNSENLYRSGEARLKQIKAEFNVSTNQASYAVLRAPQDGVVAKRAVEVGQVVAAGQTVFTLATDGEREVLISLPEQSFGRFKVDQPVSVELWTQPDQRFTGRIRELSPAADPKSRTFAARIAFTSGKVPAELGQSARVFIQTAAVVSLAVPLSAVTAENGATYVWVVGANNTLRKVPVRVGAFGEKTVPVLEGLSASDWVVAAGVHVLHDGQQVRPVDRSNRVVNLADKE from the coding sequence ATGTTCCGCTATGCCTTGCCCCTCGCGTTGCCAGTCACACTGGCTTTTTTATTGTCGGCGTGCGGTCACGACGAGGCGCCGCAAGTCAGCGTGCGACCGGCCATGGTGGTACAACCCGAGCCTTCGGCCCAGGCGATGGAAAGCTATCCCGGTGAAGTTCGCGCCCGTTATGAGCCGGACTTGGCATTCCGCATTGGCGGCAAAGTCAGCCGACGACTGGTCGAGGAAGGTCAGCGGGTCAAGGCCGATCAGCCGCTGGCCGAGCTCGATCCCCAGGACGTGCGCCTGCAACTGGAAGCCACCCGCGCCCAGGTCACCGCCGCCGAAGCCAATCTGAACCTGGTCCGCGCCGAACGGGATCGCTACAAGACGCTGATGGACCGTCAGATGGTCAGCAAGTCGGCGTACGACAATTCCGAAAACCTCTACCGATCCGGTGAAGCGCGCCTCAAGCAAATCAAAGCCGAGTTCAACGTCTCGACCAATCAGGCCAGCTACGCGGTGCTGCGTGCGCCGCAGGATGGGGTGGTGGCCAAGCGTGCCGTTGAAGTCGGTCAAGTGGTCGCTGCCGGGCAAACCGTGTTCACCCTTGCCACCGATGGCGAGCGCGAAGTGTTGATCAGCCTGCCGGAACAAAGCTTCGGCCGTTTTAAGGTCGATCAACCGGTGTCGGTGGAACTCTGGACCCAACCCGATCAACGTTTCACCGGGCGCATCCGCGAGCTGTCGCCTGCGGCCGATCCCAAATCCCGAACCTTCGCCGCGCGCATTGCCTTCACCTCCGGCAAAGTCCCGGCGGAACTCGGCCAGAGCGCCCGGGTGTTTATCCAGACCGCCGCCGTGGTGTCGCTGGCCGTGCCGCTGTCGGCAGTCACCGCAGAAAACGGTGCCACCTACGTGTGGGTGGTAGGTGCCAACAATACGTTGAGGAAAGTCCCGGTCCGGGTGGGTGCCTTCGGTGAGAAAACCGTGCCGGTGCTCGAAGGGTTGAGCGCCAGCGACTGGGTGGTGGCCGCCGGGGTTCATGTGCTTCACGACGGGCAGCAAGTGCGCCCGGTGGATCGCTCCAACCGCGTGGTCAATCTGGCGGACAAGGAGTAA
- a CDS encoding DUF4197 domain-containing protein, whose translation MLRPTLRFAGLCAGLMISASALALSLSDLSQQDATGGLKDALTQGAQLAVKQLGTPGGFSNNPDVKIELPGKLGKVASKMKAFGMGAQVDQLETSMNKAAETAVTQAQPILVDAVKKMSVADAKGILSGGKDSATQYLDKSSREQIRAKFLPIVKQATDQVGLAKQYNSFAGQAATLGVVDAKSANIESYVTEQALNGLFEMIGKQEETIRQNPAAAATSLAKKVFGTL comes from the coding sequence ATGCTCCGCCCTACCCTTCGCTTCGCCGGCCTGTGCGCAGGCTTGATGATTTCCGCCAGCGCCCTCGCGCTGTCCCTCAGTGACCTGTCGCAACAAGACGCCACCGGCGGCCTGAAAGACGCCCTGACCCAAGGCGCGCAATTGGCCGTGAAACAACTCGGCACGCCGGGCGGGTTCAGCAACAACCCGGACGTGAAAATCGAACTGCCAGGCAAGCTGGGCAAAGTCGCCAGCAAGATGAAAGCCTTCGGCATGGGCGCCCAGGTTGATCAACTGGAAACCAGCATGAACAAAGCGGCGGAAACCGCCGTCACCCAGGCCCAGCCAATCCTGGTCGATGCCGTGAAAAAAATGAGCGTGGCCGATGCCAAGGGCATTCTCAGCGGCGGCAAGGACTCGGCCACCCAATACCTGGATAAATCCAGCCGCGAACAGATCCGCGCCAAGTTCCTGCCGATCGTCAAGCAAGCCACCGACCAAGTAGGCTTGGCCAAGCAATACAACTCGTTCGCCGGCCAAGCAGCGACTTTGGGTGTAGTCGACGCGAAGAGCGCCAACATCGAAAGCTACGTGACAGAGCAGGCGTTGAACGGCTTGTTCGAGATGATCGGCAAGCAGGAAGAAACCATTCGCCAGAACCCGGCAGCTGCGGCTACCAGTTTGGCCAAGAAAGTCTTCGGTACGCTGTAA